The Culex quinquefasciatus strain JHB chromosome 2, VPISU_Cqui_1.0_pri_paternal, whole genome shotgun sequence genome contains the following window.
AACTGGGGTTTCCACTGGGCTGAGCAGGGAACATCAAACCGGTGTTCGTCAGAGACCTATGGTGGACCGAGCGCGTTCTCGGAAGTCGAGACCAAGACCCTGTCCAGCTACATCGCTTCCCTTAAAGGAAAGATCCAGGCCTACATCGGATTCCACTCATACTCCCAGCTTCTGCTGTACCCGTACGGACACACTGGAGAGCACACACCAAACCACGATGACCTGACCGAGATCGCTGAAGCTACCATAACCTCGTTGGCCAAGCGTTATGGAACACACTACACGTACGGAAACGTCTACGATGCCATCTACCCTGCAAGTGGGTCCAGCGTGGACTGGGCATACGGAACGCAGGACGTCAAAATCGCATACACCTACGAACTTCGACCCAGCGATGACAGTTGGGATGGATTCGTGCTGCCACCGAGCCAGATCATTCCAACCGGAGAGGAAACGCTGGACTCGTTGGTGACACTGCTGGAGGAAACGGCCAAGCGGGGGTACTTCCAGAACTAGACTAGAGCTCGTGTGTTGCGTGCACTCGAAACGCTATGACGGCATCATTGTGGTAGAAGAGAATTGACGAGCAATAAAGTTTGAAGTGGTTTTCTAAATAATATGGAGTGTTTGACTTGCTTAATTACTGCAGCTGGGTTGGTAGCGGATAATGCCGCTTTTTGAATGCCTTATCAATAGAAGAGAGTTTAAAgtacaaatcaagcaaaacattgtgaaTGGGCTAATGAGGTTTTATAAACTAAGATACTATCCAACTCATTCTCAGTATAAACATTCTCTGTCGTGAAAGAGATGCACTGCTTGTTGACATATCGAAATGCCTATGAcccatttccattttttgcttgaaatagCCATCCTGGTATCTCAAAGTTCACCACGAAATTCAAACCAGTGAACTCAAAACGGTAAGGATATTTATCGTGAAAGTAACAAAATATAGCTAGTTTTCCCGATTTTCGGAAATTTTAGATAAGTCAATGAGGCCTACTACAACttcagtccagattcgattgtccgaaggcctcggataatcaaatcttccGAGAATCGaataacgataaaattatttttttacgttgtcttgttttttcaCACGGCAATAATGTGAAAGTTAACTCCTTTTGATCCGAGTCACTGTTTTACGAGCTACCTCTACGAACATCCTAACATCCTGTCATGTATGTATTGTTATGTTTGATTATAACCatgctctaaagtgatttttagtttttgaattcaagatggcggctggttgaaataccgaaaaaaaaatttgttatgctaaaaggcaatcaacacctcaaatttgattaaaaataaggtaaaagaactaaaatttaatgttcaaaataagaaaataaaaaaacgaaaacatttttttttatcatgactcgattatctgaagtcgcatacaaaccttcggataatcaaaacttcggataacttaaaaacttaaatactgaaatatttaaacacttaaatactgaaatacttaaatattcaaatactaaaatattaaaacacttaaatacttaaatacttaaatacttaaatacttaaatacttaaatacttaaatacttaaatacttaaatacttaaatacttaaatacttaaatacttaaatacttaaatacttaaatacttaaatacttaaatacttaaatacttaaatacttaaatacttaaatacttaaatacttaaatacttaaatactcaaatactcaaatacttaaatacttaaatacttaaatacttaaatacttaaatacttaaatacttaaatacttaaatacttaaatacttaaatacttaaatacttaaatacttaaatacttaaatacttaaatacttaaatacttaaatacttaaatacataaatacttaaatacttaaatacttaaatacttaaatacttaaatacttaaatacttaaatacttaaatacttaaatacttaaatacttaaatacttaaatacttaaatactgaaatatttaaacacttaaatactgaaatacttaaatattcaaatactaaaatattaaaacacttaaatacttaaatacttaaatactcaaatacttaaatacttaaatacttaaatacttaaatactcaaatacttaaatactctgTTGGGTTGGTCCTTACCGGTCGTCGATAGCTCAGTGGGGGTTGGATCGGGGTTGTCCGGATTGCTGGGGGCGCCTTTTTGTCCTGGGAGATTTCCGTCCGTTTGGTGGGTTTTTGGGGGGTTTCCGGGGTCCAAAAAATCACACGTACACACAGTTCACAATAAACACTCAGCTTACACAAACTACATTTATTAAAACTACAAAACTACATATATTAGgcacaaaaaaatacagattaaaaTCGGCCTCTTGGCCAGCTAGTTTTTGCTGCTGTTCAGCTGTTGGTTCGCACaattatcattatcattgaCCGGGCCGGCCAGTCCGCGTATTGGTGTCGATCGATCAGCTGGTCCAGCACACGCACACAGCGGCCGCCGCCGTGTGGATCGCGAGATGCACCGGTGAGTTGGGATGAGCTGCAGACGGTGAGAAGCGAGATCGTTCGAGCTACCGTACTCGTAGACATTCCCGCCCACCCTGAAATTCCgggaatttctgaaaagaaaaaaaagaaaaaaaccacCTCTCGGACACGACATGTTGCGCACGGAACCGTTCAGTTCTCCGGGGTTTTGGGGTTCTCGGAAGGTTCGGGTAAGGGTTCGTCTGGCTCGGTAGGCAACGGTAGCACGCAAATCTTCTCCACAGGTCTCGTCAGGATGTTTGTGGCGGTCTTCAGGGTGACGACCCGCACCACGCCATCGGCTCCAGGATGTGAGGTGTGCGCCAGATCGTTCGGATCGTCCGACATCTGCGTCAGCGGCCTGGAGTTGAGGCACGCTTCCACTTGTACCAGCAACGTGTCCGTGTCCTCGTAGGACACCGGATTGTCGCCGAGAACCTTCAGGAGATGGGTTTTGGCCGATCGTACCGCGGCCTCCCATAGTCCTCCGAAATGGGGAGCGCCCGGTGGGTTGAAATGCCACTGAATCCCCTGATCAGCGCACTCCTTGGACACTTTCTCGCTGTGATCCTTACTGCGAAGCAGTTCAAACAGTTTTTGAAGTTGATTACGGTCCCGTTGTCTGAGAAGATTTCTGCTGGCAGGCCTCTTCTCCCGATGAACCTTCGCAGGGCCTGGATGAAGCGGTCGGTAGAAAGGTCCGTTACCAGTTCCAGATGCGCCGCTTTCGTGCACATGCACACGAATACGGCTACGTATGCTTTGATGGCTACTCTACGCGGACCGGGACGAATGTAGACCGGTCCAAAGTAATCCACGCCGACCTTGGAAAATGGACGCGCCACCGTGACGCGTGCCGAAGGCAGTTCTCCCATGAACTGCTGGATTTGGATGGGTTTCGTTCGGAAGCAACGCTGGCAGTTGTGCACGATCTGGCGTGCTACGCTTCGACCTCCAAGCGGCCAGTACTTGAGTCGAACTGTCGCGTGCATCAGCTGCGGTCCCGCGTGAAGTAAACGTTCGTGGTAGTCCTCGAACAGCATCTTGGTCAGCGGGTGCCAAGCGGGTAAAACTATCGGATGCTTCGTGCTGTCGGTTTCTTGCGAGTGACCCAAACGTCCACCGACTCGGATCAAGTTGTCGTCCGCTAACTTCGGGTTGAACCACCGCAGCGGTGAGTTCCTTCCTACAGATTCGTTGTTGGACAACGCTTGCCACTCCGCCTTGAATTCGTCCTTCTGCACGAGACGAATCATGGTGTGTTCCGCTTCCTTCAGCTCCCGTGCTGTTGGAAGACCTCGCTGATCTACGCCTTCTTCGTGCCGCAGGATCTTCATCAGCCTCGACCAGTACGCTACGCTTCGAATCAGGCTCCAGTAGTTGGAAAACTTGCTGATGATGAAACTCGGGAAATCTATCTGCTGTCCGCCAGCTAGGTTCGCTGCTACGTGACGTCTTTCTTGGTCTGCTTCCTCGTCACGATCCAGCACCGGTTGAGACGGCCAGTGTTCAGGAGATAGCTTGAGCCATGGGGGGCCTTCCCACCACAGCAGTAGATCTGCGATATCCGCCGGTGCGACACCTCGGGAAATGAGGTCCGCAGGATTCTGGACTCCCGGCACGTGGTTCCATCCCCCGCGCTCCGTCAGCGCTTGGATTTTCGCCACCCTGTTGGCGACGAAGGTGTTCCACGTCGTAGGTACGTGCCGTAACCACTGCAGTACACAGGTAGAATCCGTCCAATAGTAGTACTTGACGTCCAGTTTGGTTGCCTTGAAGATCTGCTCACTCAGAAGAGCAGCCAGCTCCGCTCCGCAGAGCTCTAACCTTGGGATCGATTGGCATTTGAGTGGAGCAACCTTGGATTTGGAGCTAAGCAGCGCCACGCGTACTTCTCCATCCTGGTTTACGCTTCTCACATACGAGCAAGCTCCGTATGCATCCTGGGAAGCGTCGCAAAATGTATGGATCTCGATGTTGACCGCCTTGGGAATGATCACACATCTTGGGAATGTCAGGTCGTTTAATACCGGAATTTGTTCATAGAACTTCAGCCATTTCTGAACGATTGCGGGTGGAAGCTCGTCATCCCAGTCCAGCTTCTTGCCGTTCGTGTCCTCCAGCGTCCACAGCTTCTGCATCAGGATTTTAGCTGCTGCGATAACTGGACCAACGAAACCGATCGGATCAAACAGGGTTGCAATCGTTGACATTATCCTCCGCCGTGTCCACGGCTGGTTTGGGTTTGGGGTTGGGTGATCAAACTGGAACTTTAGAACGTCGGTGGTTGGTCGCCAAACCAATCCCAGAGTCCGTACGGATGGATCTGGATCCAGGAGCACATCGCCAGTCCTTGACAGTGCTAGGTTCTCGTCTGGTATGCCCTGCATAACCAGAGGGCTGTTGGATGCCCACTTCCTAAGCCGAAAACCACCGCTCTCCAGCAGAGCGTCCAGTTGGGTTCGTAGTTCCACCGCTTGATCCTCGTCGTCCGCGCCGGTCAAAACGTCGTCCATGTAGACGTCTTCGAGCGCGACCTTGGCTGCCATCGGGAAACGGCTTTGCTCATCCATAGCGAGTTGCTTGAGCGTCCGGGTTGCCAGGAAAGGTGCTGGCTTGGTACCATACGTGACCGTCGCAAGTTCGTAGACTTTGACCTCCTTGTTGGGGTCATCCCGCCACATGATGCTTTGGAGCTTCATGTCTTCCTCGGTGACTAGAACTTGTCGGAACATTTTCTCCATATCAGACACGAGCATGAACTGCTTTGTCCGACTCCGTAGGATTATTGACCGTAGATCGTCCTGAATCGACGGTCCCACCAGTAGGGCATCGTTGAGCGACACTCCCGTTGAGCTCGCACAAGACGCATCGAATACCACTCGCACCTTGGTCGTAGTACTCGATTCCCTCACCACCGGGTGATGTGGTAGGAACACACGCTTGACCTCTCCGAGGTCGGTAGCCTCGCGCATGTGTCCTAGTTCCAGGTATTCCTCCATGAATTGGTTGTATTGCCGGCGCAGATCAGGATCCTTCTCCAATCTGCGTTCCAGCCCTTGAAGACGTCGGAATGCGATGTCCCGTGACTCGCCCATCCGTGCCAGTGCGTCTTCGTCCTTGGGGTATGAGACCGTGTACCTTCCGTCAGGACCTCTCTTGACGGTACGCGAATACAGCTCCTCGCATCGCGTTTCTGCCGGGGAATAGTTGTGCGGCGTTGCGACCTCCTCGCAAGCCCAGAACCGAGTGAGCAGCTCCTCTAGGGTTGACGAGACTGCTACGTTGCATTGGGTAACCGAATTGGAGTCTTGGTTCTCCACGTTTCCGGTCACAATCCATCCAAATACCGTTTCGGTCAGTGTTGGTAGACCGACTCCGAGTTCCAGCTCCTTCCCGGAATTGAAGAAAGCAAAGAAGTGGTGGATTCCAAGCACGATGTCCACCGTCTTGGAGTTGAAGAATGCGGGATCGGCTAATTCCACATCCGGAGGAAATTCCCAGCCGGCCACACTGACATCCGATGTCGGGAGATTGGCCGTTACCTTGGGTAGTAGGAGAAATTCCATCCTGCGCGAGAACCCTGTCACTCGCGACTTGATTGTAGCTTGGGTTTTGTGCTTGACCTTGGTGTTCGCTTGTCCGATGCCGTACACCGCGACATTCGAGCGTTTCCGTTGGACCTTCAACCGCTGACAGAGCCGCTCTGTCATGAAATTGCATTCCGAGCCCGAATCCAGCAGTGCTCGAGCAGGAAACTTGACGCCTTCGTCGTCCTCCACCAGGACAACAGCTGTGGCCAGCAGAACTGTAGAAGAACGATGTGCTGCCACGTTGGATGTTACGGTTTCCGTTTGCGTCGAAGACTGTACTGCTTGATTCGAACTACCACCATTTGGACCATTGTTTCCTCCTCGGTTGAAGTCCTGTCCAGAAGACATTGGTTTTGGTCTGTCGCTTCTCTTGGGTTTGAAGCAAACCAAAGTGTGGTGCTTGGCTGAACAGTTCTGGCAGACAAAACGTGAGGTACATTGTGTCGCTTGGTGTCCACGCCGGAAGCAGTTCAAGCACATAGAGTTCGTTCGCACCACCTTGTCCCTTGCTGCAACTGACATGCCTTGGAATGTCGGACATCTGTACAACAGATGTGGCTCCGAGCAGACTACGCAGCTGATCCCAGACGACTGCACCGCATTGTAGCTTGATCGGGTGAAGGGAGCCTTCCGCTGCTTGGATGGTTTGGCATCCGCCTTGGTTCCTGCAGTCATGGTTTTGAGCGAACTAAGAACTCTAATCCGGGTGTACAGAAAATCAGTCAAGTCCTTGACTGTTTCTTTCTCCTTTGGCTCGTTGGATTCCTTGTTCTCCTTGTTCGCCTGTGCCGCTGTGACTTCTTCCCAGCTTCGCTTTGTGACAGGATCAAGTCTCGAAGAGAGAAGGTGCAGCAACAACAGGTCCTTGTAGTCTTCCGGACTCACAAACTGATCGAGCGTCCGAACGGCCCGTTCGAACCCTTCCAGAAGTTCCTGAAGATCAGTCACCGACTCCTCGGTCAATGTCGGAAGATTAAACAGCGTTTCAACCTGACTTCGCTTCAGCAGATTGTTGTCGTTGTAGTATTTCGTCAGGATCTCCCACGCGACCTGGTAATTCTTGGCGCTCATGTAGAGACCGTCGACCATTGCTCGCGGCTTGCCCAGCAGGCATCCTTTGAGGTACTGGAACTTCTCAATGTCCGGAAGATCCTTCTTCCAGTGG
Protein-coding sequences here:
- the LOC119766313 gene encoding uncharacterized protein LOC119766313, whose protein sequence is MAPTTKKASPTLKQLEAKLRSSDELFHAVYAFASEMNNTTTLSQVKVRLEKLDGLWEKVNDTILDIEMHEDYAGTDDAYSKKRKDCLQCYYDTKTLLVDKAKELETYPDLNTTQRDLNATQHPIHDHVRLPQIQLQKFDGKLDEWLSFRDLYTSLIHWKKDLPDIEKFQYLKGCLLGKPRAMVDGLYMSAKNYQVAWEILTKYYNDNNLLKRSQVETLFNLPTLTEESVTDLQELLEGFERAVRTLDQFVSPEDYKDLLLLHLLSSRLDPVTKRSWEEVTAAQANKENKESNEPKEKETVKDLTDFLYTRIRVLSSLKTMTAGTKADAKPSKQRKAPFTRSSYNAVQSSGISCVVCSEPHLLYRCPTFQGMSVAARDKVVRTNSMCLNCFRRGHQATQCTSRFVCQNCSAKHHTLVCFKPKRSDRPKPMSSGQDFNRGGNNGPNGGSSNQAVQSSTQTETVTSNVAAHRSSTVLLATAVVLVEDDEGVKFPARALLDSGSECNFMTERLCQRLKVQRKRSNVAVYGIGQANTKVKHKTQATIKSRVTGFSRRMEFLLLPKVTANLPTSDVSVAGWEFPPDVELADPAFFNSKTVDIVLGIHHFFAFFNSGKELELGVGLPTLTETVFGWIVTGNVENQDSNSVTQCNVAVSSTLEELLTRFWACEEVATPHNYSPAETRCEELYSRTVKRGPDGRYTVSYPKDEDALARMGESRDIAFRRLQGLERRLEKDPDLRRQYNQFMEEYLELGHMREATDLGEVKRVFLPHHPVVRESSTTTKVRVVFDASCASSTGVSLNDALLVGPSIQDDLRSIILRSRTKQFMLVSDMEKMFRQVLVTEEDMKLQSIMWRDDPNKEVKVYELATVTYGTKPAPFLATRTLKQLAMDEQSRFPMAAKVALEDVYMDDVLTGADDEDQAVELRTQLDALLESGGFRLRKWASNSPLVMQGIPDENLALSRTGDVLLDPDPSVRTLGLVWRPTTDVLKFQFDHPTPNPNQPWTRRRIMSTIATLFDPIGFVGPVIAAAKILMQKLWTLEDTNGKKLDWDDELPPAIVQKWLKFYEQIPVLNDLTFPRCVIIPKAVNIEIHTFCDASQDAYGACSYVRSVNQDGEVRVALLSSKSKVAPLKCQSIPRLELCGAELAALLSEQIFKATKLDVKYYYWTDSTCVLQWLRHVPTTWNTFVANRVAKIQALTERGGWNHVPGVQNPADLISRGVAPADIADLLLWWEGPPWLKLSPEHWPSQPVLDRDEEADQERRHVAANLAGGQQIDFPSFIISKFSNYWSLIRSVAYWSRLMKILRHEEGVDQRGLPTARELKEAEHTMIRLVQKDEFKAEWQALSNNESVGRNSPLRWFNPKLADDNLIRVGGRLGHSQETDSTKHPIVLPAWHPLTKMLFEDYHERLLHAGPQLMHATVRLKYWPLGGRSVARQIVHNCQRCFRTKPIQIQQFMGELPSARVTVARPFSKVGVDYFGPVYIRPGPRRVAIKAYVAVFVCMCTKAAHLELVTDLSTDRFIQALRSKDHSEKVSKECADQGIQWHFNPPGAPHFGGLWEAAVRSAKTHLLKVLGDNPVSYEDTDTLLVQVEACLNSRPLTQMSDDPNDLAHTSHPGADGVVRVVTLKTATNILTRPVEKICVLPLPTEPDEPLPEPSENPKTPEN